The region GTTTGTCTGAGAAGGAAAATATCAGTCTCACATAAAACCCTTCAAATAATGATACTGCTGTTAAAAAACACCAGATGCCAGCAAATGTTCTAAAATGGAAAACAGTAAAGTAAGTGATTTTTGTGAGTCAAACTAAAAATTGAAGAGATCCACACTTGTTGATATCCAGGCTTTTATTTGGTGTGGAGTCAGCGGATTTCTTAACAATGGCTCCCTCTTGTGGCATCTTTATGCATCACCAGAATTATTCAAATTGGTGGAGTAGGTTATTTATAATCCTGGTGCAGATGCATTTTTCCATATGGTGAATAACAGATGTATATAATTATTCCTCgtcattgtgttgtttgtgtgctggacgttgtgtgtagagctttttataaagagtctatggtgcagagtgactTTAGAAaacacctggtttatctgcaatgaagattttatagtcaatgttttcatatattgaaacagttttgtttattattgtttatgtgTGATTTTTATATAGACGgttgaatgatttatttatcgGCTGTTGCCAAGTTGAATCCAGTtagatgaatgtgttgtgtgatATAATTTCCACAATCTTACAAAGCGATTAATCATTAATCAAGTCATTCATGATCACAATGATACATTAATAAAGCAGTCGTAGGTGTAATTGtatgtttttagatttttattgtGGAAAATGTTACTAAACTGAAATTGCACATAtacttattttgtaaatgttctTCTGTTGTAAAAATCCCAAAAAACCCAGACACATCTCAGACTTTTTAtagtatgtttattttttttaactttttttctttaaaaaatgacgAGGTTCAATTATTTTGGAAACCTCACCCTTACCCCATGTTCCCCAGCCGGCCAACTCGATTCTAAAGCAACCAGCAAAGAAAAATAGTCATATGGACAATTGATAATATACACCCCATATACAGCAATACATAGTGGTCTACCATAATGTTACCAATAATACGCAACCTCCAATGAGGCTTCAATTCAAACTGTTGCCACTGATATGGTTCATCTCAACAGCAACTGTCAACCAATGATGGTTGGTTGTTAGTTTTTGATAGTGTGGGCGGGGTTCAGGTTGCCACGGTGAAGTGGCAACCACCTGCTGCCTTTTCTTCTCGCCACCATCAGCGGCTCAGCTGATCGATGTAACACATCATCTTCCCTCAGCCTCGCCGCACAGTGCTAAGATTTGGCCGCCGACCCAAACGCCCCCTTTGAACCAATCAGATTCAGCATAAGTGCAAAGTTTAGgaggcactgacacacactctgcGGCGCCCGAGTAAACGCCGCAGACAGTCGTTCGACAGCTCTCGTCTGTCAAACCATTTCCAAGAGTTGAATTGACTTTATTACAGTGACTAGAGTTTTCTACTGGTTCCCTTTAAAGGAGGTGACTGTAAAGGTTTGCTAAAGCTACATTAACAGCGTATTCCTCACCAGGACAGCAGTTCGTTCATGTATCTCCAGTGGAAACCAATTCTACTGTTTTGTGTCTATTTCCGTCACTACTTTCCTCTGCTGACATTAGACTGCTAGCCCGGCCGGCCCATCTCATGCTGCGTCTAGTCTGAACCGAAGACGACGACCTTCCTCggggcacaaacacaaagatgaagTTCTTGGCTAGAGTGGTGAGTAAACAGCTGTTAATGATAATGTTAGCTATGTAGCGATAGCAAAACTTGTACATGGCCCATTTAACTTGGTTGTAATGCAGGTCAGGACACATGACTTGGGATATTACAGTCTGCTGTATGAATcccattcaaattcaaaaagtCCACTTCAGTCCCATCACGTTCAAGTCAGCTAAATGAATTTCATTTATGTTTCTTTTCAGCCTGCATAGAGTAACAGCCAGTGAGAGggatgtgtgtaaatgtgtgtaaatgtgagtgcATGTGCCAGTGACCCCTGCAGTGGTAGAGACAGCATAGAGAACGTTCTGTATGTGCATGAAATGAAGACGGAGCCTGTACGCAGTGTGAGCAAGTGTGAGTCCATCTCTGTGTGGAGCTACAAACACGACTCCCAGTGCAGCTGCAGGTCCGTGCTGTCCAGAAAATCAGCCGAGAAGACGCTCGGCGGAGTGTGCGGCGCCAGCGGGGCCAGACTCGTTCCCCCATCTCCTTCGCcagctccgcctcctcctccactgcccCCTCTGCCGCCCCCACTCCCTCCACTGGAGCTCCCCACCATGGAGATGTCCAGCCAGTCCATGCTGTCCAAGGTGGGGTCGCCAAAGTCCAACCCCGTGGAGTGGGGAGAGAAGCCCAGGTCTGACGTGTCCATGGGGGTGGGAGGGTGGTCCAGGATGCTGGGCGTGCTCAGCATTTGGCTGTGGAGGTCGTCGATCAGCGTCAGGGCGCCGTCGGGCTCCACGCCCAGCAGAGGAGCACCTGTGGTGCTCTCCAGGAAGTCCTCCAGGCGTCCGCCGCCCGTGCAAGGCTGAGGGGAGATGAGGGGCTCCGTTGGCGTGGGaggggagaggtggaggggagaTGGGGGAGAGGACGGAGAGGGTGGGTTGGAGTGAAGAGGGGCAAGGGAAGGATCTGGGTTGGACTTGAAGCCAGGGATTTCTGAAAGAACAAACATCAATCTCATCAGTGCTGGAGACAACAGACTCATGacgtctttctgtctgtgtttaagaCTGTGTATTACCTCCACTCTTCAGCAGGATGTCAAACAGGTCGTCCATCTGCTGACTGTTCACGCCGTTCTCCTGCTAACAGAGGAACACATTACTCCTCAGCCACCAAGTACAGAACAGACACACTAAAACAAGCTCCATCTCCTGAAACCCAGAAATAAACTCGGCATTTCGGGGGccaattttttcttttgatgTTTCATTTGATGTTTCATTTGCACACAGGGACCTGTGAGCAttcagttgtgatggttaaggagtttgcctttctcacaggaacaacacagcagaagtTTCTATGCTCAGACACGTCCACAGAGTCTCCAGAGTGTTCAGAGGAGGGGCGGCACAGCAGACAGAGGGCGGACGTATAGATTCTGCGAGCCATATTGCTGAGATTTTAGCTAGCAAAGAGATTTCTTGGGAAAGTAAAATGCAGTTTTAACTGGGCATAACAAATATACTTAACAGACGAGGTATTGAGGCGGTATATTGATTTGTATTCTTGACAATTCCTGACCCGACAATTTCCAAAGCACCCTGAAGCAGAAGCTGGTTTCTGTATCTGAACATCTCTGCATCATATCAAGCTGATGAAAGTACAAGAGGCTGGAATTTTTGTTTTAAGGCACAAACAGCAAAATTCAGACACAAAACTCAGTGTGAAGAAAAAGGAGGTAAAAtggagggacagacagaaacagagaagatcactaaagaagtgagagaaagagcagTCGTGCTGGAAGACATACTTTGGAGCgttgaagaggaagagaggtgtTGGGTttgggagagggaggggtgaaCAGTGTGTGCCGGTCGTAAGGCGGACACaactcctctctctgtcaggatggagtgatgaaatgaaaaaggagagaaacaaggagaaaaagTCAATGAAGCTGTACACAGAGCCGTGACTACATAACGATGGGGAGCACGGGGAGCGGAGCAGAGGTCGACGCTACCTTGAGAGACGAGATTAGGTTGCTTTGGCTTTCGCTCTCTGACATGTCGTCGAAGAAAGGCTGCAGGTTGGGAGGAGCAGTGACCGACAGGCTGGGTTGTGGAACGCCATTGGTGTCCAGGTGAAGCCCCGCCTTCTGTCCctggagaaacaaaacacagcaaagacaTATTTAGACTTGGACACAGACATGAATATGCTGCATAATAAATTATGATTAATTCATTGTGATTATCTAGAtaacatattaaaatattatttccacatttcacCAGTCTACATTTGGTTTGGTTGAACTGTGACAGCAGTGACACTCAGTGGTAGGGAAATCTTACTGCAAACAATCGTCCTGCAGTTCAGTGTGCTACATCACAATAAATTGATTAACAAACAGGATAAAAGCAAAGAATTCATCATCAACAGATAGTTTTGTAAATATGAGCCgacaaatttattttttagagccgaatataaatataaatgtagtgTCTGAAGATCAGGCAGGTTATTCAAAACTAatctaaaatgttaaaatttaaATCTATTTTGAATAAATGACAAATATATTTGGTAATTGCTGTGAACACATAacttaaaaaaatgtagaaaaacattttttttattaagtgcGGTAAGGCCAAAagttatataaagataaaaatgtcctatacattattatttcttatcaACTTTAAAAACTGATTCTTGCTCCCGATTTAAGGTGGTAgtttaaaagacaaacactgaggttgATCCATTATGTGTTATATCTCCTCAACGTGTATTGATTCTATGTTCTGTTGTTACTGATTCAAAATGTatcgtgataattattgattttattgattCTGGGTTGTACCTTTTTGATTGGCTCGCTCACAAGCTCGGCCTCCACCTGCTCTTTTGATTGGCTGTCGCTGCTTGGGAGTTTACTCGGAGTCGACAGTAATCTCTGAAATATGGACTACAagcagaggaagatggagataAATGTTTCAATCCCATCGTAACCCAATGGAGTCCATCACACAATGTGAACATTGTGAACAACAACCATACCTGCAGTGTGATGCGTCCGTTGGTTTTGGCCAATGGAGACACTCCGTTCTGTCCGCCTGTCCCTGTGTTGGGACTGGTGAGAGCGATCAGGTAGTGGTTGCCGTTGCTATCGGTGACCAGTGTGGGTGTGCCGTTGGCCTTGAGGACGTCTAATGAAATGGCCTGAGTTTGCATCGGAGTGCTGTTCTGTTGGTTGATGAAGACTGGAGCCACctgggaatgaaaacacaactcttttAATATCTGAAGTCAGAACACAGGCTGATGTCTTTGATACCTAAGTCTTTTTGATGACATAAATCTGTTCTGTCGTCATCACTAGCCCGAGCTGCGTCTAatcatatttgatattttatgttGACGTGTCTTCAGTTCAGTGCACAGCAGTTTGTCAgtttaatggagaaaatgaataaaccGCATCAGTCTGCCACTTTTTCTTATCCTATTATTAGATTCCGTCTCAACTTCCAGCAATTTGTCCAGGATGTGCAACTatccaaaaaagtgtttttactttgcaaacaaaccaaactttgGTTCATTTTGATCCTGACAGAGACCACCTCTTTCTGCCAGACTAAATTTTGATCCAATGGTCCGGACCATGGTCCTTTCACACCGGTTATACTTTCATTCTATCATCAGTTTATAATTATAGTGACACTTAAATTGGACTGGTGATTGTGCTAAATTAGTTCAAAATGTCTGAAACCAAGGGGCCTTCACCTGTTGTGTGGCAACAGCTGCCGtctgctgtttctgctgctgcctctgctgagCCCTCAGTTGTTTCCTCTGCTGGATTTGGGTCGTTGCAGGCTTCTGGCTCGCCACGGTCTGGTTCTGGATCTGCACCTGAACCTGCTTCAGCTGAACTTGGTTCTTCGGCTGGCTCTGTTGAACTTGCCCGGGAGGTTGTTTGAGCTGGCTCTGCTGCACCGGCTTCTGTTGTGCGAGTTTCTGCTGGGCCAGTTTCTGCTGTGCTAACTTCTGCTGGGCCTGCAGCTGTTTCTGCTGGGTTTGCTGGATgatgagctgctggagctgctgctgctgctggagcaggaTTTGAGCTTCTTtcttttgctgttgttgtttttgaggGTTTGATTTAGCCTCTGCTACTTTCTGCGGTTGTGCCAGACTTTGCTGTTGTTGGGGTGGTTGTAGCTGTTTCTGCTGTTCTGCCTGCAGCCGCTGAATCTGCTGCAGCCTGAGCAGCGTCTCCTGAGAGCACTGCATCGGCTGGGCCAGCTTCTTTGACTGCGCCTCTTCTGTTACTCCCTCCATTTCTTCCTCAGACTCCACCTCCCTCTTTACTTTCACCACAGTGCCGTTAGGGAGAGTCGGGGGTTGAATGGCTGAGGCTTTTATTAGAGTTGGAAGTTTAGCCTCTGGGGCTGATTTGCTCTTCTCAATTCCTTCCCTCTTCACCACTACTCCACCAGTCACCTTGCCCTGCTCCAGCTGGGACCTGAGGGTCTCCACTAGCCTCTGCTTCTGTCTTAGCATCTTGGTCAATTCCTCGATCTGTTTGTCCTTCTCCTGCAGCATCTGGTCCTTATCCATAGAGGACGAGTCCATGGCTCCGGCTGACAGGGGCTCTGGACGCTGGCTCGAGGCAGCTGAAGACGTGGACTGGCTGCATGTGCTCTGCATTTCCTCTTTGACCTGGGAGAGTGGCTGTGAGAGTGGAGAGATGTTTGACGAGGGCTGAGGAGATGGGTGCAGGGTGAGTTGAGTTAACGGAGAGCTCACCTGAGggacaataaaacaagaataggatgtttgaaaaaatgaaaggaaagaCTGTTCTTTATGGCAATAATCATTCTAAACTTATCACCAATAATCTTCACATAAACAGGATATCTTCTTCACACATCATAGATCTCACCATTTCTCCAAACATGTCTCCATTACAGCTCGTCTCATCCGGACTCATCCCAGCCAACGACCTCTCAGATGGAGTAGGCGACATAGGCGGGCTGGAGCTGGTGCTGCCAAAACGCATGACTCTCCCAGGAACTGCATGAGCCAATGAGGACAAAGCTAATTTAAACCCGCTCTCTCCTAACTGGTGGTCAGGGGCGGCAGTTGTGGTCGGAGAGGATGTGCTGGTGCTAGCAGTAGAGTTAGCGGCCTGCTGCAATATTGCATTTTTCAAAACAGCTGCGTTGCCACCATTTTGCTCCTGGTAGTTGCGGAGCCTCTCGATGAGATCGTTCTTAGTGCCAGAGACGGTCAGACCACGTAATTTCAGTTCCTGTTTCAACTCTGCGACCTGGAGGATGAGAAACCAGATTGTACTCATATAGCAGATGTCAACTCAGagtgaaaaagcaaaacaaaagaaatgtcaaaGAACAGTTCTTAGCGGTGCCCAGTCTCAAAAGGTCCCATGATTACGAGCTGAGTGGTTTACAAAACAATGCTAtaggaaaataaatcacatgacGCTGGACTTTTAGACGGCAAAACCaggaatatttttcttttttaaataggAAACTAGAATTTGAGATAATCAACCTTTTCTCAAACTTGTTTGCATCTAAAACACAAACTCCTGGTTTGCAAATTCAATCCACTTAGTGGTCGTTTACAGACTTGATCACTTGTAATAATCAGCTACACACACTTCCTGATCACCTTTAACAGTTAATATTCCttctataaaaacacatttagttaTAAATATTCCTTACAGCAACATTTCTGACTCTTCACAGTTCAAATGAATTGAAACTTACTTTGAACTCATCCAAGTTGGCTGGCAGAGTGCTGGGTTTGGCTCCTCCCACTGCAGTTTGGCTCTGACGGCCAGCCGTGCTCTGATTGGAAGGGGCCGGGGTGGTAGTGGAGGGAGCGCTGCGGGAGGGGGAAGGTCCAGAGTTGACTGTGGGAGACTGCTCGGCTGGAGGcctgagaggagaaagaaaacgtAGGAATATCCATTTTATaaagaaaattactttttcttgGCTGTGCGTTTCTACATTTTTCTTATCGCTTTGCCAAAGTAAGTCAGGAAGACAGGAAGTCATGCAGACACCCGCCTGCATGCTTCACTACAGAAATCAAGCCTGAGCACAGgttaagaaagaagaagaaaaatgtcttTAACCTTTAACATTAAAGCCCCACCACTCACTTCCACACCACAAACACAGTCATGCCAGACACTCACTTGGGAGGGGCGGGCAGGATGGTGTGGTAGTTGTAGTGCTGCTGTTGCTGGCTGAGgatctgcagctgcaggaagagctgctgctggtggagcaGCTTTGCATAGGATGAGTCCATTGGCGGCGGAAGCTCCTTGTCAGCCTTCTGGTCTGGAGGGATGTACTGGTGGTACTTCAGCTtcttcacctgcacacagaTGATTAAGAGAGTTAATGTTTTTACGCTATTTGACATCACTGATTTATGATAATTATCCTGCTGTTATCATCCCTTATTCAATGTCTGGTCATATTACATGATTGTGGATGGACATTACCCGTCAGAGCCATAAATCCTGTGAGTGcttgtaataataacaacaaagaGCACGCTGACCTTGGGTTTGTTGTCCTTTGTTTTCTTGGTTCTTTGTGGAGGACGATCTGAGCTCCGAGCCTGAGATTGCAGACAGAATGTTAAAAATGAGGTCGAGAGGAGGATTTGAGGAAATGAGAGGGAGGGTTAACCAGTTATAGCTGCTCCATGCAGAGGGATTAAGGTTACAATTATTCACAAGTCATCAAATCTGCAGAATGTACAACCAATAACCAGCGCACCTTGACCTGTCCCAAAGTGGAGCGGGGACTTGCTGAAATCAACATCGTTCCATTTGTCAATTTAGGGGGCGGGGACGAGGCGCAGCCATTCCcctggggaggaggtggaggaggggccTGAGTAACAAACTaagaaaaatatgattaaaGGTGTGATGATGTTTATccattgtttgctttgttttatgAAAGACTGCAACAATTTCATTTCAACTGAATTTAGTTTGACTAGTTTAACAATGTCatgtttatttgattaaattatGGTATGTTATGGTACCTGTGTGGGAGAAATGTCCTCCTTCTGGGTGAGAGCATCAGGGGGGGACAGCTGAGGGACGGCACTCAGGGGAGAGTCGTGATTGGTTGGCTGGTCTGGCGACAGAGCATCACTGCTGTCTTCGTCTAGAGACGAGCTCTCTCCCCCGGCTCCTTTTGGAGAATCTGTGACAGAGGAGAAACGTCTTCATATTCAGCGAAACAGACAGGTTACTGTGGCAACAGTAACGTTTGCTACAACGTCCTGTGGCCAGTGGATTTAAGATAGTAATTGAAATAGTTTAGTTGTCACAAAATGAATCACAAGATGAATCACAAAGTGATAAAGCTTGTGAAAGAGCGATGAGTAACTTCAGAGAGCTTATGCAACACTGTGAGTTGTACCAAGTTTCAAAACAAGACTATGTCCTAATAGTTGTGTGGTTACAGAGTGTGTTCATACACTCACTCGTAAAACACTGtattacatgtgtgtgtagataCCTGGATGTTGTAATTGCTAGGCTAAAGGTGTGTTGGTGTGACTGGAAATACGTCACATTTTACAGGTCATTGCTATGTTGGCAACAAAGTACAAAAAGCGAACACGTTTTGATCTAATGCCAACATTCATCCCTAAGTTGTATGGTCTTATGGATTAAACATACATCCATGAATCAGTGAATGAATCAGTCAATTAAGTGACAAGTGTTTGTGAGTGCAATAGACAGGACACAGTTTTCAGTCTGGATAAACAAGGTGTTTGAATGTACGTGTGTACATATTtatctgtgctgtgtgtttcaAGAGATTTTTGTTTAATCCCAAGTGTCCATGTGATTGTAAGTGTGTGCCAATGActgcaaatgtgtatttatctTATGTGCACTTTTTTCAAGGACTTTTACATCATGAGCAGTCTGGAAACTTTTAGCAATGTCTAGTTTAGACATACACAATTTTTAGCCCAATTTTGTAGTTGCAAACAATTTTGGAACCGACAAAAGCCCCAGAATCGGAGGCATTAGCTTTTCTTCTGAATTCTCTCATTGCTGTGTGTGAACTCTTGGAAGAGGCGATTCAAGAGGCTCCTCAGACTAAATGTCTTGACCAATGAGCAACAACTACAGCTAATCAGAGCGAACCATAGCTACTGGTCTTCCGTTTCTTGTGTAAGACCTTGTAGTACGTGACCCTGTCAGTGTGAAAGTTGCAGTCTGAACTTAGCATTAGTCTGTGCGATTGTGCGACTGTGTGAATGTGGTGAGGTGTGTGTAATTACCCAGCAGTGAGTGCTGCAGAGAGCAGGTGACTGACAGGATGTTTTTGTGAACCAGCTCGATGGGACCCGGTCTGTGGGAGATCTTGTCATTGAGGTTGTCGGCCAGTCGCGCTCGCTTCAGCTGCAGTTGCTTAGCCTGCAGAGACGGCTCTGCCAACGTCTCTGTGGAGCGGACAGCAGGGAAATGTGAACTGATcaagacatttattttaatcctcaacaaaaacaagacgGCAGTGCTTTGTACCTGAGGGATATAAATGAAGAGATATtcgtttttaaatattttgagcAGATCCAGAGGGAGGAAGTCGGCTTTCTGAAGACCCAATACTGCATAactattaatatattaatattcaagTGTATCAATCAAATAGTTggtacctgaaaataaaatttaaattacCAGCATACTGAGAAGTTGAACTGTATCAAGCTGTTATATTTATCAAACACATCCCTGCACTgataactaataaaaaaaacatgctgataTACTAAGGAGCATGGGAAAGGCCTTATTTCCGACTCACTTTACAGAAGCTTGAGACTTGATCTATTAGTTTTGTATGGTGCTTTCCTATTATGAGAAATGAGTTGAATTCTGTGAAAGCCCTAACAGAATTATGAAGTAGGAACTGAACACTAACCTTATCTCTAGGAATTGTTCCGTTTTGGTTAATGCATGGTTCCTTTTAAATGAAGTTTCATTCATTTGGCCTAACTTAAACCTGCTACTCCTAAAGTCCACTTGTGGGTAAGAACTTACCCTCCAGAATGTGCATCCTGACCAGCTCGGAGCGCTCAGGACGACACCGAATCTTCCTCTTCAGATAGTCCTCGGTCTTGGGGAAACACAACCGACACATCATGGTGGGAATGAAGATGGAAGAAAGAGGATCACAGGCAGAAGGATTAGAAACAGGTACCATTCTGCTTTGTACTGAGTTGTTTATAAGGTATATAAATGTTTTGCGTCATTCAGTGAGCAAAAACTGTGTAAGATACTCACCCTTGCTCGCTCCAGAAGCCTCCGCTGTTCGTGAAAGGCTGCCGGGCTCTTCAGTGCTGCAtcgagagagggatggagagagatgaGTGCAGCTCTCACAGACTTATGAGAACAACGTGAAAACCATAGGTGAGAACAGATACAGCCATAGAGGAAGGCAGAGTCAAAGTGGAAGTGTCGGCATGACGAGGTCAGAGTTGCTATTCTAAACCACACAGTCGCTTGATATGACATGCGCTGTGTGTGCAGGAATAAAAACGTCTCTCTGCAAAACAGTTCTTTTTTCCACCAATGaagctttttaattaaattaaattcaaccAAAGGTATTAATCCCACCCGGGCCAATGCATTTGGAACAGcttgaataaaaaacataaacagtaTGGTACAAGACACAAGGGAcccctctttctttaacattccGAGATGTTTTCCGTGGGCAGCTCAAAACTTATGACAGCACTGACTGTAGGCATCGACTGTGCATGCTCCAGGTACAACCATTACACCTACTGGAATGTAATCTGAAATCAGGTACGACAAGCGTGGACCGCCAGACTGACAAAGCCCCTCATTTTAGTATGTGTTTGGCCTGCATCgttttattttagaatataggacaagatggtgaatatcctctgtatgtttgaaggtcttctgcacaaatTAAGTTACCAGCTACCATTTGATGTTAGCAGGTTTTTGCAgccaccagcggatgttagggacattACTTTAGCTGTGCACCTtagtgtcatcaagtgttttggccttgagATCAATGATACAGGCCGAACCgtgtggtgtgggtcagggacGAGCCGGAGGCATTTTGGtgaggatctggatcagggagtgtagacatttttttacattttcacaattaaaatcaggcacatttagaagactgatatctatgagtgtgggaaatttggtgcagcttgatttaatttaagggaactgttgggcctagGCGGTGGAGAGCATCTATTTGGGGAAGGATATATAGAGGACAGTGGCAGTTACATGATGTAACAGCAATTGTCTGATTGGTCCATAGCTGGTGAAATCCCTACCAAGGGTGTGTGAGAGTGGACATTCTGGCTACAGCTGGGCGTCGATTGTACGTGTGCCACAGATGAGTGGGCGTGGGGGTGGGAGGCATTCCTGTGTCCCAACCTCTGAGGTTGAAAGAAGAAGATCCACATACCAGTTGTGACATAACCAAACGGTTTTAGGATCACAACAAGACGGCAAAAAAAACAGACTACGGGTCATCTGATCTGAAAGAGGAGCTTTTCTCTAACCATGTAATCGCCAGCTTCTCAGCCGCCTCAGTATCTATATTTCCACTCTCACAGTAATATTTACTGTAGCTGCTTCCTTCTGCTGCAGCTTGGTTTGGATGTTTATGCCATCCATCTGATAATACAGCTATAattgacatttttattctgtttctgaACAAGTAAAAAACTTGATTTAACTGAATGTCTGAACAGCTGGCCGTTATGACTGCAACATCAATCACTATGCCATACTTATGTAATTTACAGAAACATCTGTGTTGTGTA is a window of Paralichthys olivaceus isolate ysfri-2021 chromosome 21, ASM2471397v2, whole genome shotgun sequence DNA encoding:
- the mrtfab gene encoding myocardin related transcription factor Ab isoform X7; translated protein: MIMLDTNNCLSFELSPHGSPPMGDDVDMEKAGLKMDHDRHVYHSLKEGGRSGYAHKLSVLQLKLQQRRTREELVSQGIMPPLKSPAAFHEQRRLLERARTEDYLKRKIRCRPERSELVRMHILEETLAEPSLQAKQLQLKRARLADNLNDKISHRPGPIELVHKNILSVTCSLQHSLLDSPKGAGGESSSLDEDSSDALSPDQPTNHDSPLSAVPQLSPPDALTQKEDISPTQFVTQAPPPPPPQGNGCASSPPPKLTNGTMLISASPRSTLGQVKARSSDRPPQRTKKTKDNKPKVKKLKYHQYIPPDQKADKELPPPMDSSYAKLLHQQQLFLQLQILSQQQQHYNYHTILPAPPKPPAEQSPTVNSGPSPSRSAPSTTTPAPSNQSTAGRQSQTAVGGAKPSTLPANLDEFKVAELKQELKLRGLTVSGTKNDLIERLRNYQEQNGGNAAVLKNAILQQAANSTASTSTSSPTTTAAPDHQLGESGFKLALSSLAHAVPGRVMRFGSTSSSPPMSPTPSERSLAGMSPDETSCNGDMFGEMVSSPLTQLTLHPSPQPSSNISPLSQPLSQVKEEMQSTCSQSTSSAASSQRPEPLSAGAMDSSSMDKDQMLQEKDKQIEELTKMLRQKQRLVETLRSQLEQGKVTGGVVVKREGIEKSKSAPEAKLPTLIKASAIQPPTLPNGTVVKVKREVESEEEMEGVTEEAQSKKLAQPMQCSQETLLRLQQIQRLQAEQQKQLQPPQQQQSLAQPQKVAEAKSNPQKQQQQKKEAQILLQQQQQLQQLIIQQTQQKQLQAQQKLAQQKLAQQKLAQQKPVQQSQLKQPPGQVQQSQPKNQVQLKQVQVQIQNQTVASQKPATTQIQQRKQLRAQQRQQQKQQTAAVATQQVAPVFINQQNSTPMQTQAISLDVLKANGTPTLVTDSNGNHYLIALTSPNTGTGGQNGVSPLAKTNGRITLQGQKAGLHLDTNGVPQPSLSVTAPPNLQPFFDDMSESESQSNLISSLKREELCPPYDRHTLFTPPSPKPNTSLPLQRSKQENGVNSQQMDDLFDILLKSGEIPGFKSNPDPSLAPLHSNPPSPSSPPSPLHLSPPTPTEPLISPQPCTGGGRLEDFLESTTGAPLLGVEPDGALTLIDDLHSQMLSTPSILDHPPTPMDTSDLGFSPHSTGLDFGDPTLDSMDWLDISMVGSSSGGSGGGRGGSGGGGGAGEGDGGTSLAPLAPHTPPSVFSADFLDSTDLQLHWESCL
- the mrtfab gene encoding myocardin related transcription factor Ab isoform X6 encodes the protein MIMLDTNNCLSFELSPHGSPPMGDDVDMEKAGLKMDHDRHVYHSLKEGGRSGYAHKLSVLQLKLQQRRTREELVSQGIMPPLKSPAAFHEQRRLLERARTEDYLKRKIRCRPERSELVRMHILEETLAEPSLQAKQLQLKRARLADNLNDKISHRPGPIELVHKNILSVTCSLQHSLLDSPKGAGGESSSLDEDSSDALSPDQPTNHDSPLSAVPQLSPPDALTQKEDISPTQFVTQAPPPPPPQGNGCASSPPPKLTNGTMLISASPRSTLGQVKARSSDRPPQRTKKTKDNKPKVKKLKYHQYIPPDQKADKELPPPMDSSYAKLLHQQQLFLQLQILSQQQQHYNYHTILPAPPKPPAEQSPTVNSGPSPSRSAPSTTTPAPSNQSTAGRQSQTAVGGAKPSTLPANLDEFKVAELKQELKLRGLTVSGTKNDLIERLRNYQEQNGGNAAVLKNAILQQAANSTASTSTSSPTTTAAPDHQLGESGFKLALSSLAHAVPGRVMRFGSTSSSPPMSPTPSERSLAGMSPDETSCNGDMFGEMVSSPLTQLTLHPSPQPSSNISPLSQPLSQVKEEMQSTCSQSTSSAASSQRPEPLSAGAMDSSSMDKDQMLQEKDKQIEELTKMLRQKQRLVETLRSQLEQGKVTGGVVVKREGIEKSKSAPEAKLPTLIKASAIQPPTLPNGTVVKVKREVESEEEMEGVTEEAQSKKLAQPMQCSQETLLRLQQIQRLQAEQQKQLQPPQQQQSLAQPQKVAEAKSNPQKQQQQKKEAQILLQQQQQLQQLIIQQTQQKQLQAQQKLAQQKLAQQKLAQQKPVQQSQLKQPPGQVQQSQPKNQVQLKQVQVQIQNQTVASQKPATTQIQQRKQLRAQQRQQQKQQTAAVATQQVAPVFINQQNSTPMQTQAISLDVLKANGTPTLVTDSNGNHYLIALTSPNTGTGGQNGVSPLAKTNGRITLQSIFQRLLSTPSKLPSSDSQSKEQVEAELVSEPIKKGQKAGLHLDTNGVPQPSLSVTAPPNLQPFFDDMSESESQSNLISSLKENGVNSQQMDDLFDILLKSGEIPGFKSNPDPSLAPLHSNPPSPSSPPSPLHLSPPTPTEPLISPQPCTGGGRLEDFLESTTGAPLLGVEPDGALTLIDDLHSQMLSTPSILDHPPTPMDTSDLGFSPHSTGLDFGDPTLDSMDWLDISMVGSSSGGSGGGRGGSGGGGGAGEGDGGTSLAPLAPHTPPSVFSADFLDSTDLQLHWESCL